In a genomic window of Physeter macrocephalus isolate SW-GA chromosome 14, ASM283717v5, whole genome shotgun sequence:
- the CLUH gene encoding clustered mitochondria protein homolog codes for HRTCFSLHLEGNMLDHFSELRSVEGLQEGSVLRVVEEPYTVREARIHVRHVRDLLKSLDPSDAFNGVDCNSLSFLSVFTDGDLGDSGKRKKGLEMDPIDCTPPEYILPGSRERPLCPLQPQNRDWKPLQCLKVLTMSGWNPPPGNRKMHGDLMYLFVITAEDRQVSITASTRGFYLNQSTAYHFNPKPASPRFLSHSLVELLNQISPTFKKNFAALQKKRVQRHPFERIATPFQVYSWTAPQAEHAMDCVRAEDAYTSRLGYEEHIPGQTRDWNEELQTTRELPRKNLPERLLRERAIFKVHSDFTAAATRGATAVIDGNVMAINPSEETKMQMFIWNNIFFSLGFDVRDHYKDFGGDVAAYVAPTNDLNGVRTYNAVDVEGLYTLGTVVVDYRGYRVTAQSIIPGILERDQEQSVIYGSIDFGKTVVSHPRYLELLERTSRPLKILRHRVLNDRDEEVELCSSVECKGIIGNDGRHYILDLLRTFPPDLNFLPVPGEVLPEECTRAGFPRAHRHKLCCLRQELVDAFVEHRYLLFMKLAALQLMQQKASKMETPPSLENGDPPSSESKPEDPPAPEVGSEEEGSSASGLAKVKELAETIASDDGTDPRSREVIRNACKAVGSISSTAFDVRFNPDIFSPGVRFPESCQEEVRDQKQLLKDAAAFLLSCQIPGLVKDFADHAVLPMDGATLAEVMRQRGINMRYLGKVLDLVLRSPARDQLDHIYKIGIGELLTRSAKHIFKTYLQGVELSGLSAAISHFLNCFLSSYPNPVAHLPADELVSKKRNRRRRNRPPGAADNTAWAVMTPQELWKNICQEAKNYFDFSLECETVDQAVETYGLQKITLLREISLKTGIQILLKEYSFDSRHKPAFTEEDVLNIFPVVKHVNPKASDAFHFFQSGQAKVQQGFLKEGCELINEALNLFNNVYGAMHVEICACLRLLARLHYIMGDYAEALSNQQKAVLMSERVMGIEHPNTIQEYMHLALYCFASSQLSTALSLLYRARYLTLLVFGEEHPEVALLDNNIGLVLHGVMECDLSLRFLENALAVSTKYHGPKSLKVALSHHLVARVYESKAEFRSALQHEKEGYTIYKTQLGEDHEKTKESSEYLKCLTQQAVALQRTMNEIYRNGSSANIPPLKFTAPSMASVLEQLNVINGILFIPLSQKDLENLKAEVARRHQLQEASGDRDKAEEPMATEPEPAGASEDAASQPPAAKDPPSLSLQG; via the exons CACCGCACCTGCTTCTCACTGCACCTGGAGGGCAACATGCTGGACCACTTCTCAGAGCTGCGCAGCgtggaggggctgcaggagggctCGGTGCTACGCGTGGTGGAAG AGCCATACACGGTGCGAGAGGCCCGCATCCACGTGCGCCACGTTCGAGACCTGCTCAAGAGCCTGGACCCATCTGATGCCTTCAACGGGGTTGACTGCAACTCCTTGTCCTTCCTGAGTGTTTTTACTGATGGCGACCTGGGAG ACAGCGGGAAGCGGAAGAAGGGCTTGGAGATGGACCCCATTGACTGTACACCGCCTGAGTACATCCTTCCAGGGAGCCGGGAGCGGCCGTTGTGTCCTCTGCAGCCCCAGAACCGTGATTGGAAG CCCCTGCAGTGCCTGAAAGTGCTCACCATGAGCGGCTGGAACCCACCCCCTGGGAATCGCAAGATGCACGGGGACCTCATGTACCTGTTTGTGATCACAGCCGAGGACCGACAAGTCAGCATCACAGCATCCACTCGGGGATTTTACCTGAACCA GTCCACGGCGTACCACTTCAACCCCAAGCCTGCCAGCCCCCGCTTCCTCAGCCATTCCCTGGTGGAGCTGCTCAACCAGATCAGCCCAACCTTCAAAAAAAACTTTGCCGCCCTGCAGAAGAAAAG GGTCCAGCGCCACCCGTTCGAGAGGATCGCCACCCCATTCCAGGTATACAGCTGGACAGCGCCCCAGGCGGAGCACGCCATGGACTGCGTGCGTGCGGAGGACGCCTACACCTCCCGGCTGGGCTACGAGGAGCACATTCCAGGACAG ACCCGGGACTGGAATGAGGAGCTGCAGACCACGCGGGAGCTGCCTCGGAAGAACCTGCCTGAGCGGCTGCTGCGAGAAAGAGCCATATTCAAG GTACACAGCGACTTCACGGCGGCAGCCACGCGGGGCGCCACGGCAGTCATCGATGGCAACGTGATGGCCATCAACCCCAGCGAGGAGACCAAGATGCAGATGTTCATCTGGAACAACATCTTCTTCAGCTTGGGCTTTGATGTCCGCGACCACTACAAGGACTTCGGTGGGGACGTGGCGGCCTATGTGGCGCCCACCAACGACCTGAATGGAGTGCGCACATACAATGCCGTGGACGTGGAGGGGCTGTACACGCTGGGCACGGTGGTGGTGGATTACCGCGGCTACCGTGTCACGGCCCAGTCCATCATCCCCGGCATCCTGGAGCGGGACCAGGAGCAGAGCGTCATCTACGGCTCCATTGACTTTGGCAAGACGGTGGTGTCGCACCCACGTTACCTGGAGCTGCTGGAACGCACGAGCCGGCCCCTCAAGATCCTGAGGCACCGGGTGCTCAACGACCGGGATGAAGAGGTGGAGCTCTGCTCCTCCGTGGAGTGCAAGGGCATCATCGGCAACGACGGTCGCCACTACATCCTTGACCTGCTGCGCACCTTCCCCCCCGACCTCAACTTCCTGCCCGTGCCCGGCGAGGTGCTGCCTGAGGAGTGCACCCGCGCCGGTTTCCCCCGCGCCCACCGCCACAAGCTCTGCTGCCTGCGCCAGGAGCTGGTGGACGCCTTCGTGGAGCACAG GTACCTCCTCTTCATGAAGCTGGCAGCCCTACAGCTGATGCAGCAGAAGGCCAGCAAGATGGAGACCCCCCCGTCACTGGAAAACGGCGACCCCCCGTCCTCGGAGTCCAAGCCTGAAGACCCTCCAGCACCCGAGGTGGGAAGCGAGGAGGAGGGCAGCAGTGCTAGTGGCCTGGCCAAGGTGAAGGAGCTGGCGGAGACCATCGCCTCGGATGACGGGACAG ACCCTCGCAGTCGGGAGGTGATCCGCAACGCATGCAAGGCTGTGGGCTCCATCAGCAGCACGGCCTTCGACGTCCGCTTCAACCCCGACATCTTCTCGCCAG gggtTCGCTTCCCGGAGTCTTGCCAGGAGGAAGTTCGGGACCAGAAGCAGCTGCTAAAAGATGCTGCTGCCTTCCTGCTCTCCTGCCAGATCCCCGGCTtg GTGAAGGACTTCGCAGACCACGCGGTGTTGCCCATGGACGGGGCCACGCTGGCCGAGGTGATGCGTCAGCGCGGCATCAACATGCGCTACCTGGGCAAGGTGCTGGACCTGGTACTCCGGAGCCCGGCCCGGGACCAGCTGGACCACATCTAC AAGATCGGCATCGGAGAGCTCCTCACCCGCTCTGCCAAGCACATCTTCAAGACGTACTTACAG GGGGTCGAGCTCTCGGGGCTCTCGGCTGCCATCAGCCACTTCCTGAACTGCTTCCTGAGCTCCTACCCCAACCCCGTGGCCCACCTGCCTGCCGACGAGCTCGTCTCCAAGAagaggaacaggaggaggagaaaccGGCCGCCAGGGGCAGCGGATAACACAGCCTGGGCTGTCATGACCCCCCAGGAGCTTTGGAAGAACATCTGCCAGGAGGCCAAGAACTACTTTGACTTCAGCCTTGAGTG TGAGACCGTGGACCAGGCCGTGGAGACCTACGGGCTGCAGAAGATCACGCTGCTGCGGGAGATCTCCCTGAAAACCGGAATCCAG ATCCTGCTGAAGGAGTACAGCTTCGACAGCCGCCACAAGCCTGCGTTCACGGAGGAGGACGTGCTCAACATCTTCCCCGTGGTCAAACACGTCAACCCGAAGGCTTCAGACGCCTTTCACTTCTTCCAGAGCGGGCAGGCCAAAGTACAGCAGG gcttcctgaaggagggcTGCGAGCTCATCAACGAGGCCCTGAACCTGTTCAACAACGTGTACGGAGCCATGCACGTGGAGATCTGCGCCTGCCTGCGCCTCCTCGCCCGCCTCCACTACATCATGGGCGACTACGCCGAG GCCCTCAGCAACCAACAGAAGGCTGTGCTGATGAGCGAGCGCGTGATGGGCATCGAGCACCCCAACACCATCCAGGAATAT aTGCACCTGGCCCTGTACTGCTTCGCCAGCAGCCAGCTGTCCACGGCCCTGAGCCTGCTGTACCGCGCCCGCTACCTCACACTGCTCGTGTTCGGGGAGGAGCACCCTGAGGTGGCCCTGCTGGAC AACAACATCGGGCTGGTGCTGCACGGAGTGATGGAGTGTGACCtgtcgctgcgcttcctggagaACGCGCTGGCCGTCAGCACCAAGTACCACGGGCCCAAGTCCCTCAAGGTGGCCCTCAG CCACCACCTGGTCGCCCGGGTCTATGAGAGCAAAGCTGAGTTCCGGTCAGCCCTGCAGCACGAGAAGGAAGGCTACACCATCTACAAGACGCAG CTGGGCGAGGACCACGAGAAGACCAAGGAGAGCTCCGAGTACCTCAAGTGCCTGACCCAGCAGGCCGTGGCCCTGCAGCGCACCATGAACGAGATCTATCGCAACGGCTCCAGCGCCAACATCCCGCCCCTCAAG ttCACAGCCCCCAGCATGGCCAGCGTCTTGGAACAGCTGAACGTCATCAACGGCATCCTCTTCATTCCTCTCAG CCAAAAAGACTTGGAGAATCTGAAAGCGGAGGTGGCGCGGCGGCACCAGCTCCAGGAGGCCAGCGGGGACAGGGATAAGGCTGAGGAGCCCATGGCTACTGAGCCGGAGCCGGCAGGGGCCTCAGAGGATGcggcctcccagcccccagctgccaAGGACCCTCCTTCCCTGAGCTTGCAGGGGTAG
- the LOC129392721 gene encoding clustered mitochondria protein homolog: MEYVGIISSQLADRCPLGPPILRQLPNESKAEFRSALQHEKEGYTIYKTQLGEDHEKTKESSEYLKCLTQQAVALQRTMNEIYRNGSSANIPPLKFTAPSMASVLEQLNVINGILFIPLSQKDLENLKAEVARRHQLQEASGDRDKAEEPMATEPEPAGASEDAASQPPAAKDPPSLSLQG; encoded by the exons ATGGAGTACGTGGGCATCATCAGTTCCCAGCTGGCGGACAGGTGCCCCCTCGGGCCCCCCATCCTCAGACAG CTGCCTAATGAGAGCAAAGCTGAGTTCCGGTCAGCCCTGCAGCACGAGAAGGAAGGCTACACCATCTACAAGACGCAG CTGGGCGAGGACCACGAGAAGACCAAGGAGAGCTCCGAGTACCTCAAGTGCCTGACCCAGCAGGCCGTGGCCCTGCAGCGCACCATGAACGAGATCTATCGCAACGGCTCCAGCGCCAACATCCCGCCCCTCAAG ttCACAGCCCCCAGCATGGCCAGCGTCTTGGAACAGCTGAACGTCATCAACGGCATCCTCTTCATTCCTCTCAG CCAAAAAGACTTGGAGAATCTGAAAGCGGAGGTGGCGCGGCGGCACCAGCTCCAGGAGGCCAGCGGGGACAGGGATAAGGCTGAGGAGCCCATGGCTACTGAGCCGGAGCCGGCAGGGGCCTCAGAGGATGcggcctcccagcccccagctgccaAGGACCCTCCTTCCCTGAGCTTGCAGGGGTAG